From Syntrophobacterales bacterium, a single genomic window includes:
- a CDS encoding tautomerase family protein, which produces MPTIIIEADEGRTVEQKRGLVKDITEAVCKNFKVDAQAVTIFLHEGKKENRGKAGKLASDL; this is translated from the coding sequence ATGCCGACAATTATCATCGAAGCCGATGAGGGCAGAACCGTTGAGCAAAAGAGGGGGCTGGTTAAGGACATCACCGAAGCCGTTTGTAAAAATTTCAAGGTTGACGCTCAGGCTGTTACTATTTTTCTGCACGAAGGGAAAAAGGAAAACCGCGGGAAAGCCGGGAAATTAGCCAGCGATTTATAA